The Mucilaginibacter terrenus genome has a segment encoding these proteins:
- a CDS encoding Hpt domain-containing protein — MTDLPAQDLDLAFLYEIADGSDDFIVDSIGMFLDQTPQLLSAIEGAINSQDWQTAAQSAHKLKPNLGFFGMPWSQETIQQVEIACKMGAENPAEITEKFNAVKTMVNNNLVELEKIKKEKEANL; from the coding sequence ATGACCGATTTACCAGCTCAAGACCTTGATCTTGCCTTTTTGTATGAGATAGCCGATGGAAGCGACGACTTTATTGTTGACTCGATAGGCATGTTCCTTGACCAGACACCGCAGTTACTTAGCGCTATAGAAGGTGCCATAAACAGCCAGGACTGGCAGACAGCGGCGCAGTCTGCACATAAATTGAAACCAAACCTGGGCTTTTTTGGAATGCCATGGAGCCAGGAAACCATACAACAAGTGGAGATTGCCTGCAAGATGGGAGCAGAAAACCCGGCTGAGATTACAGAAAAATTTAATGCTGTAAAAACGATGGTGAACAACAACCTGGTAGAGCTGGAGAAAATTAAAAAAGAAAAAGAAGCAAACCTTTAA
- the dprA gene encoding DNA-processing protein DprA, with amino-acid sequence MSLHHQIALTFLDNIGPVLARSMVRQFGSAEQVFRLSKNALTKTPGVGQKRLEQTDFDQALRRAEQEMYFIEKNNIDVLFFNDVRYPKRLKNCNDAPLLLYSKGNANFNMQRVVSIVGTRNATDYGRSLCRQLVEELKEYNVLVVSGLAHGIDVAAHKECVKMNVPTVGVFAHGLDRLYPSQNRPTAEKMLENGGLLTEYPSGTRPDREKFPARNRVVAGMADATIVVEAGLKGGALITAEIANSYDRDVFAFPGRLGDEYSEGCNFLIRHNKASLLTCMADLAYSMGWEKNSDAKPSTDQLILPIDLSADEFAVYTIIREHKAPLAIDDLSIKTNMPTSQLAMTLLDMELQGFIRSLPGKTYCVN; translated from the coding sequence ATGTCGTTACATCACCAAATAGCTTTAACATTCCTTGATAACATAGGTCCAGTACTCGCACGATCAATGGTGCGGCAGTTTGGCAGTGCCGAGCAGGTGTTCAGGCTTTCTAAAAACGCACTTACAAAAACGCCGGGCGTAGGTCAAAAGCGACTGGAGCAAACCGATTTTGATCAGGCGCTGCGCCGGGCAGAACAGGAGATGTATTTCATAGAGAAGAATAATATAGACGTGTTGTTTTTTAATGATGTACGCTATCCTAAACGGCTAAAGAATTGTAATGACGCGCCTTTACTCTTATACAGCAAAGGAAACGCGAACTTCAATATGCAAAGGGTGGTGAGCATAGTGGGTACCCGGAACGCTACAGACTATGGCCGCAGTTTGTGCCGTCAATTGGTAGAAGAGCTAAAGGAGTATAATGTGCTGGTGGTAAGTGGCCTGGCTCATGGGATAGATGTGGCTGCACATAAGGAATGCGTGAAGATGAATGTACCTACCGTAGGTGTTTTTGCCCATGGTTTAGACCGGTTATACCCGAGCCAGAACCGCCCGACTGCTGAAAAGATGCTGGAGAACGGAGGTTTGCTTACCGAATATCCATCGGGTACACGGCCTGACCGGGAGAAGTTCCCGGCAAGAAATCGTGTTGTGGCCGGTATGGCTGACGCGACAATAGTTGTGGAAGCGGGCCTAAAAGGCGGTGCATTAATCACTGCTGAAATTGCAAATAGCTACGACCGCGATGTGTTTGCTTTTCCGGGCAGGTTAGGGGATGAGTATTCCGAGGGATGCAATTTCCTGATCAGGCACAACAAAGCATCGTTGCTAACCTGTATGGCCGACCTTGCTTACAGCATGGGATGGGAAAAGAACAGCGATGCGAAACCATCAACAGATCAGTTAATACTACCTATTGATCTGTCTGCCGATGAGTTTGCGGTATATACCATCATCCGCGAACACAAAGCACCACTTGCAATTGATGACCTGAGCATAAAAACCAACATGCCCACCAGCCAGTTAGCTATGACGTTGCTGGATATGGAACTACAAGGTTTTATTCGGTCGCTGCCGGGTAAAACCTACTGCGTTAATTAA
- the rfaE2 gene encoding D-glycero-beta-D-manno-heptose 1-phosphate adenylyltransferase has product MSQNLEQTLLHKITDANALAKRIQTWKADGKKVVFTNGVFDLLHLGHITYMAKAADLGDKLVIGLNSDASVKRLKGESRPVNDQNNRAALLAALFFVDGITIFEDDTPRDLIVNLMPDILVKGADYTIDNIAGAKEVLANGGEVKTISLVDGYSSTSIIERIKAG; this is encoded by the coding sequence ATGAGCCAAAACCTGGAACAAACGCTATTGCACAAAATTACCGACGCAAATGCCTTGGCCAAAAGGATTCAAACCTGGAAAGCGGACGGCAAAAAGGTAGTTTTTACCAATGGCGTGTTCGATTTGTTGCATCTCGGTCATATCACCTACATGGCCAAAGCGGCAGATCTGGGCGACAAGCTGGTAATTGGCTTGAACTCCGATGCTTCGGTAAAACGTTTGAAAGGAGAAAGCCGTCCGGTAAACGATCAAAATAACCGTGCAGCATTACTGGCCGCTCTGTTTTTTGTAGATGGAATAACCATATTCGAAGACGACACCCCCCGTGATCTGATTGTTAACCTGATGCCCGATATACTTGTAAAAGGCGCAGACTATACTATAGACAACATAGCCGGGGCAAAAGAAGTACTGGCAAATGGTGGCGAGGTAAAAACCATAAGTTTGGTGGATGGCTACTCATCAACTTCCATAATAGAACGTATTAAAGCGGGTTAA
- a CDS encoding SixA phosphatase family protein, with translation MKKLLLIRHAKATHESGYTDFERPLTEKGVNGATTMAQHLQEKGIVPQLLVTSPALRTHTTANIFTEILKLNPATIIKEIYEAGDRTLLRLINGLPDEHDFIALVGHNPAVEQMLYTLSGAIKDVPPGTVALIEFDAESWQEVDENTGKLTYYDNPKL, from the coding sequence ATGAAAAAACTATTGCTGATACGCCATGCCAAAGCCACTCACGAATCCGGCTACACAGATTTTGAACGCCCGCTTACTGAAAAAGGTGTTAACGGCGCTACCACAATGGCGCAACATCTGCAGGAAAAGGGCATTGTCCCGCAACTACTGGTGACCAGCCCGGCGCTACGCACACATACGACGGCTAATATTTTTACCGAAATTTTAAAGCTAAACCCCGCAACCATAATTAAAGAAATTTATGAAGCAGGAGACCGTACGTTGTTACGATTGATCAACGGATTGCCAGATGAACATGACTTTATAGCCCTTGTGGGACACAACCCCGCGGTAGAGCAGATGCTTTATACTTTAAGTGGCGCCATTAAAGACGTACCGCCGGGTACGGTAGCATTAATTGAGTTTGATGCAGAAAGCTGGCAGGAAGTTGATGAAAACACCGGCAAGCTTACTTACTATGACAACCCCAAGCTTTAA
- a CDS encoding glycosyltransferase family 9 protein, with amino-acid sequence MAQQHILVFRFSALGDVAMTVPVVKAVLAQNPDVHISFVSRPAFGGLFEGIERLTFIPVDLNNSYKGAAGLYQLFNFLKNSDNYHALADLHNNLRSRALRILFRLSGLPYQFIDKGRKGKKLLTRFPNKVRVQQQLTTERYADVFRKLGLNVVLHHERIRPEIIRDQDVTAVTGDKTKPWVGVAPFAQHRGKIYPFELMEEVISSLSQHEITIYLFGGTPLEAEICKEWADKYPNVVSLVGRLSIAKQQLLIRQLDVMLSMDSAGMHLASLEGVPVVSIWGATHPYLGFKGFGQSEDDMIFTNIECQPCSTYGQKPCFRKDYACLHGIQPAMVIAKISKYIDDYSFPTIEQ; translated from the coding sequence GTGGCTCAACAGCATATCCTTGTATTCCGGTTCTCTGCATTAGGTGATGTAGCCATGACGGTACCTGTGGTAAAAGCAGTGCTGGCGCAAAACCCGGATGTGCACATAAGCTTTGTATCTCGGCCGGCATTCGGCGGCTTGTTTGAAGGTATAGAGCGGTTAACTTTCATACCGGTAGACCTCAACAACAGTTACAAGGGAGCTGCCGGGCTATACCAGCTTTTCAATTTTTTAAAGAACAGCGATAACTACCATGCGCTCGCCGACCTGCATAATAACCTGCGCTCCCGTGCCTTGCGGATATTATTTAGGCTGTCAGGCCTGCCCTACCAGTTTATTGATAAAGGCAGAAAGGGCAAAAAACTGCTCACACGTTTCCCAAACAAGGTAAGGGTTCAGCAGCAGTTAACAACAGAACGCTATGCAGATGTTTTTCGTAAGCTGGGGCTGAACGTAGTGTTACATCACGAGCGGATCAGGCCAGAAATCATACGGGATCAGGATGTGACAGCCGTCACCGGCGACAAAACTAAACCCTGGGTGGGCGTGGCGCCTTTCGCGCAGCACCGTGGTAAAATATATCCTTTCGAGTTAATGGAGGAGGTGATAAGTTCCTTGTCGCAGCATGAAATAACTATTTATCTTTTTGGTGGCACTCCGCTCGAAGCTGAGATATGCAAAGAATGGGCAGATAAGTACCCTAACGTAGTTTCCCTGGTGGGCCGTTTATCTATTGCCAAGCAACAACTGCTCATCAGGCAGCTTGACGTTATGTTAAGCATGGATTCGGCGGGTATGCACCTGGCATCCCTCGAGGGCGTACCGGTTGTCTCAATATGGGGAGCAACACACCCTTACTTAGGTTTTAAAGGCTTTGGGCAATCTGAAGACGATATGATCTTCACCAATATCGAGTGTCAGCCTTGCTCCACCTACGGGCAAAAGCCATGTTTCAGAAAAGATTACGCTTGCCTGCATGGCATCCAACCAGCTATGGTCATAGCCAAAATCAGCAAGTACATCGACGACTACTCTTTCCCAACCATTGAGCAATAA
- the folK gene encoding 2-amino-4-hydroxy-6-hydroxymethyldihydropteridine diphosphokinase, translating to MIDVFLLLGTNLGDRHLFLQEAIRLITQQIAPVVKSSSVYETQSWGKTDEPDYLNQVIVLQTILPPAEVLTRILNIEQQMGRKRMVKWGARTIDIDILFYGNEVINNPNLIIPHPQLQNRRFTLEPLAEIAPYLIHPVLNKNILALKSSLKDSLIVKKL from the coding sequence ATGATTGATGTTTTTTTACTGTTGGGTACCAACCTTGGCGACCGCCACTTGTTTTTGCAGGAGGCAATTCGGCTGATAACACAACAAATAGCGCCTGTAGTAAAAAGTTCGTCGGTTTACGAGACGCAATCCTGGGGAAAGACGGATGAGCCGGATTACCTAAACCAGGTGATTGTATTACAAACTATTTTACCACCAGCAGAGGTGTTAACGCGGATATTGAATATAGAACAGCAAATGGGGCGGAAACGGATGGTGAAATGGGGAGCAAGGACAATAGATATCGATATCCTTTTTTACGGTAATGAGGTGATTAATAACCCCAACCTTATTATCCCTCATCCGCAGCTGCAAAACCGGCGGTTTACGTTAGAGCCATTGGCAGAGATAGCGCCGTACCTTATTCATCCTGTACTTAATAAAAATATTTTAGCACTCAAAAGTTCTCTAAAGGATAGCTTGATAGTAAAAAAGTTATAA
- the purS gene encoding phosphoribosylformylglycinamidine synthase subunit PurS translates to MLKHTFPLMKKFLAEIDVMPKKEILDPQGKAVTGSMKNLGLSEIQNVRIGKHISLEIEADSTEAASAKVDQACKNLLANLIMESYSFKLEEVA, encoded by the coding sequence TTGTTAAAACACACATTCCCGCTGATGAAAAAGTTCCTGGCCGAAATAGATGTAATGCCGAAAAAAGAAATATTAGACCCTCAGGGCAAAGCCGTTACCGGCAGCATGAAAAACCTGGGTTTATCTGAAATCCAGAACGTACGCATAGGCAAACACATTTCTCTTGAAATTGAAGCTGACAGCACCGAAGCTGCAAGTGCAAAAGTAGACCAGGCTTGTAAAAACCTTTTAGCCAACCTCATAATGGAAAGCTACAGCTTTAAATTGGAAGAAGTAGCTTAA
- the sppA gene encoding signal peptide peptidase SppA, protein MKQFFKYVLATITGIVISTIILAVLFVVIIGGIIASAGSDKAPEVASNSILHIKLDRAIAERTPNNPFSGLGFLGFDSDKTPGLNDILASIKKAKSDDDIKGIFLDESYMLSGQATTEEIRNALIDFKRSGKFVIAYSEIYTQGFYYLASVADKVYVNPNGIFEFRGFSSEVTFLKGALDKLGIEAQIIKVGTYKSAVEPFFLTKMSDANRLQVTSYLGSMYDHFLSGISKYRHIGKDSLFNYANNGVIQEPADALKYKLVDGLKYKDEILSDLKERTDTKQKDNLKSIEIGEYAKTAPKRDDDDDKKSSSGDKIAVVYASGEINGGDGDDNTIGSENLSKAIRKARTDDKVKAVVLRVNSPGGSSLASDVIWREVMLTKKVKPVIVSMGDVAASGGYYIACAADSIIAEPNTITGSIGIFAVLPNMQKFFNDKLGVTFDGVKTGKYADLGDVSRPLSPEERALLQKSVNHGYDTFTKAVANGRHKTQEYINSIGQGRVWTGEQALKIGLVDRLGNISDAVNAAAKKAGISDYKLVNYPEQKSIFKQFGDGFSTHVKVHFVKAELGENYKYYEQIKGVTQMMRTPQARLPYNVVIK, encoded by the coding sequence ATGAAACAATTCTTTAAATACGTACTCGCCACAATTACCGGCATCGTTATATCAACAATAATCCTGGCAGTGTTATTCGTGGTTATTATTGGTGGCATTATAGCATCAGCCGGATCTGATAAAGCTCCTGAAGTAGCTTCTAATTCTATTCTACACATCAAACTGGACAGGGCTATTGCCGAACGTACACCCAATAACCCGTTTTCAGGACTTGGCTTTCTGGGTTTCGACAGTGACAAGACACCTGGCTTAAACGATATACTGGCAAGTATTAAAAAAGCCAAGAGCGACGACGATATCAAGGGCATCTTCCTGGACGAAAGCTATATGCTATCCGGCCAGGCTACTACCGAAGAGATCCGCAACGCGCTTATTGATTTTAAACGTTCCGGCAAATTTGTAATAGCTTATTCAGAGATATATACTCAGGGATTTTACTACCTGGCATCTGTAGCAGATAAGGTTTACGTTAACCCAAACGGGATATTTGAATTTAGGGGCTTTAGTTCAGAAGTTACCTTTTTAAAAGGCGCGCTTGATAAACTGGGCATTGAAGCACAAATTATAAAAGTGGGGACTTACAAAAGCGCGGTTGAGCCATTCTTTTTAACAAAAATGAGTGACGCTAACCGCCTGCAGGTTACCTCCTATTTAGGGTCAATGTATGATCATTTCCTTTCCGGAATTAGTAAATACCGCCATATTGGTAAAGATTCTTTATTCAACTACGCTAACAATGGCGTAATACAGGAGCCTGCTGACGCGCTTAAATACAAACTGGTGGACGGCTTGAAGTATAAGGACGAGATATTGAGCGACCTTAAAGAGCGCACTGATACTAAACAGAAGGACAATTTAAAAAGTATTGAAATTGGCGAATACGCCAAAACTGCACCCAAACGTGACGACGACGATGATAAAAAATCATCATCGGGCGACAAGATAGCTGTTGTTTACGCATCCGGCGAGATCAACGGCGGTGATGGCGACGACAATACCATTGGTTCTGAAAATTTATCAAAGGCTATTCGCAAAGCACGTACAGATGATAAGGTTAAAGCCGTGGTATTGAGGGTTAATTCTCCGGGCGGCAGTTCATTAGCATCGGACGTGATCTGGCGTGAAGTAATGCTTACTAAGAAAGTAAAGCCGGTTATTGTATCTATGGGCGATGTTGCGGCATCAGGCGGGTATTACATTGCCTGCGCAGCCGACTCTATAATTGCCGAACCAAATACTATTACGGGTTCCATAGGCATCTTCGCTGTATTGCCTAATATGCAAAAGTTCTTTAATGATAAACTGGGAGTAACTTTTGATGGCGTGAAGACCGGCAAATACGCCGACTTGGGCGATGTAAGTCGTCCACTCTCTCCCGAAGAGCGCGCGCTGCTGCAAAAAAGCGTGAACCACGGTTACGACACTTTCACCAAAGCTGTGGCCAATGGTCGCCATAAAACACAGGAGTACATCAACTCTATTGGCCAGGGCCGCGTTTGGACAGGCGAACAGGCATTGAAGATTGGCCTGGTTGATCGTTTAGGAAACATCAGCGACGCTGTTAATGCTGCTGCAAAGAAAGCGGGAATAAGCGACTATAAACTGGTAAACTATCCTGAGCAGAAGAGCATATTTAAACAGTTTGGCGACGGTTTTTCTACACATGTAAAAGTGCATTTCGTGAAAGCAGAGCTTGGCGAAAACTACAAATATTACGAGCAGATAAAAGGCGTAACGCAAATGATGCGCACACCACAGGCACGGTTACCATACAACGTAGTTATTAAATAG
- a CDS encoding DNA polymerase/3'-5' exonuclease PolX translates to MENKPVARTLRLLSQLMELHDENPFKIKSLANAAFKVDKLPYPVAGKTLDELSKIDGIGKSTATKICELLETGSITDLQDLISQTPEGIVEMMGIKGIGPKKVAIIWKELGIENIGELYYACNENRLVEAKGFGLKTQEEIRKVIEFRMAGNGKFLYAQVEAEATLLMDEIKGVFPDALKHFAGEFRRLNEIISELVIVVGSINQQVAFDALAQSNILKNVSLNGNHIGGELSNGLLVDIICVQKADYYKQLFISTGNDEHVDAVMKRISNDLELPSSEELIYQKANLSWMQPELREGDTFIDKANNDALPTLITLHDLKGTMHNHSTWSDGVNTLEEMAIYCRDELKLEYLGISDHSKSAFYAKGLSIERVLQQHEEIDHLNRKLDGFQIFKGIESDILNDGSLDYPDEILHRFDFIVASIHSNLKMSEEKATARLIKAIENPYTTILGHPTGRLLLSRKGYDIDYAKVIDACAANGVVIEINSNPLRLDLDWRWHQYALNKGVMLSINPDAHRNSGFHDMEFGVNVARKGGLSREMCMNALSLDEITKVFAKKKAGAAVSR, encoded by the coding sequence ATGGAAAATAAGCCTGTCGCCCGTACGCTCCGTTTGCTTTCGCAATTAATGGAATTGCATGACGAGAATCCCTTTAAAATAAAATCACTGGCAAATGCTGCTTTTAAGGTAGATAAACTACCCTACCCGGTAGCAGGTAAAACATTGGACGAGCTTTCTAAAATAGACGGCATTGGCAAAAGCACGGCCACCAAAATATGCGAGTTGCTTGAAACAGGATCCATAACCGACCTGCAGGATCTTATCAGCCAAACACCTGAGGGTATTGTAGAAATGATGGGCATTAAGGGGATTGGGCCTAAAAAGGTTGCCATTATTTGGAAAGAGTTAGGCATAGAGAACATTGGTGAACTTTACTACGCTTGTAACGAAAACCGGCTTGTAGAAGCCAAAGGATTTGGGCTGAAAACACAGGAAGAGATCCGTAAGGTGATTGAATTCCGGATGGCCGGAAACGGCAAGTTTTTGTACGCCCAGGTAGAAGCGGAAGCGACGTTGCTAATGGACGAAATAAAAGGAGTTTTCCCAGACGCACTAAAGCATTTTGCAGGCGAGTTCCGCCGGTTGAATGAGATCATATCTGAGCTGGTAATTGTTGTAGGCAGTATTAACCAGCAAGTTGCCTTTGATGCGCTGGCGCAATCAAATATTCTGAAGAATGTATCACTTAATGGGAACCACATTGGTGGCGAACTGAGCAACGGTTTATTGGTTGATATCATCTGTGTACAAAAAGCCGACTATTACAAGCAACTCTTCATCAGCACCGGGAACGACGAGCATGTTGATGCTGTGATGAAACGCATCAGCAACGATCTTGAGCTGCCATCAAGTGAAGAATTGATTTACCAAAAGGCAAACCTGAGCTGGATGCAGCCGGAGCTACGTGAAGGTGACACCTTTATAGATAAGGCTAATAATGATGCATTACCTACCCTCATCACCCTGCACGACCTTAAGGGAACGATGCACAACCATAGTACCTGGAGCGATGGCGTAAACACGCTGGAAGAAATGGCCATTTACTGCCGGGACGAATTAAAGCTGGAGTATTTGGGGATAAGCGATCACAGCAAAAGTGCCTTTTACGCAAAAGGATTAAGTATTGAGCGGGTATTGCAGCAGCACGAAGAAATTGATCATCTTAATAGAAAACTTGACGGTTTTCAAATCTTCAAAGGTATCGAGTCTGACATCCTGAACGATGGTTCATTAGATTACCCGGATGAAATACTGCATCGCTTCGATTTCATAGTTGCCTCGATACACTCCAATCTGAAGATGAGTGAGGAAAAGGCGACTGCCCGATTGATAAAAGCAATAGAAAACCCATATACTACCATTCTGGGCCACCCCACCGGCAGGCTGCTGCTGAGTAGAAAAGGTTATGATATTGACTATGCCAAAGTGATTGATGCATGTGCCGCAAACGGAGTTGTAATAGAAATTAACTCAAACCCTTTACGGTTGGACCTAGACTGGCGCTGGCATCAATATGCGCTCAACAAAGGTGTTATGCTTTCAATAAACCCAGATGCGCATCGAAACTCCGGCTTCCACGACATGGAATTTGGTGTGAATGTTGCCCGCAAAGGCGGATTGAGCCGCGAAATGTGCATGAATGCCTTATCTTTGGATGAGATAACAAAAGTGTTTGCAAAGAAAAAGGCAGGCGCAGCAGTTTCGCGTTAG
- a CDS encoding porin family protein, producing the protein MKKILLSVALISASLFTFAQSAKLGIRGGLNLASLSASSKSFDASGSTGNLVAFNAGFFADLKVGKLSVQPGIYYSGKGGKEADGLNSSTTVKLHYIEVPVTLVYHAPVIIGDIYLGAGPYAAMGFAASGRVLSEGTDTKEDLKFGDGPDNVKRADYGVQFIGGLQLKKGIAIHFNYDLGLTNILPEAATGGGDFKIKNGVFGIGLGYSF; encoded by the coding sequence ATGAAAAAAATTCTACTAAGCGTGGCGCTTATATCGGCGTCGCTTTTCACGTTCGCACAATCGGCTAAATTAGGTATACGCGGAGGATTAAATCTGGCATCATTATCTGCATCCAGCAAAAGCTTTGATGCATCTGGCTCAACGGGTAATCTGGTTGCTTTCAACGCTGGCTTTTTTGCAGATTTAAAGGTGGGAAAACTTTCTGTTCAGCCAGGTATATACTATAGTGGCAAGGGCGGAAAAGAGGCAGACGGCCTAAATTCCTCTACCACGGTTAAGCTACACTACATAGAAGTTCCAGTTACGCTGGTTTATCATGCACCCGTTATTATAGGTGATATTTACTTGGGTGCAGGCCCTTATGCCGCAATGGGTTTTGCTGCAAGCGGAAGAGTTTTATCAGAAGGCACAGACACCAAAGAAGATCTAAAATTTGGAGATGGCCCTGATAACGTTAAACGTGCTGATTACGGTGTACAATTTATTGGCGGGTTACAGCTTAAAAAAGGAATAGCTATTCACTTTAATTATGACCTGGGCCTCACCAATATCCTGCCGGAGGCAGCTACAGGAGGTGGCGACTTTAAAATAAAGAATGGTGTTTTCGGCATCGGCTTAGGTTATTCTTTCTAA